In Mytilus edulis chromosome 8, xbMytEdul2.2, whole genome shotgun sequence, the genomic window acattataataatttttattttgtgaagaacctaactgattctaTCAGAAAATACACTgaagatattatcaaaatgctggaatTTTTAATTGACAATACATTTGTTGAGTTTAGaggattgatatttcaacaaACAGTTGGTAATTCAATTAGTACTTGTTGTCAGTTTTGAATGTCCAAGTAACCCTTAACAGACTATAACAAACAAACGAATTTATGATTTATGAGTtatcaataaaatttagaatgctCAAATATAGTTATGGTCTAAAACCAGGTCAAAATTACACGTCACATAAAActggtttttctttctttcatctCTTCAATTTCTTATTCTAAAAATTGCCAACTtatgtttcaaatatatttattaacatttccctgactataattaaaaacaattacaacGTAAATACATATAACATAGtataaaataacattataaatattaatttagatCTTAATTAAAAGTAACTGTGGAACTATTTTGTGCTTTATAGCTTAACACACATAAAGTTGCTGACGTAGGTTGACCGTTGTCCGAACTTTTAAGATGTTTTATTAAACTTTGCTAGACATATAATCGAAGGTCCATTTGGCTGAAGTTTTATTGCACAGATACGTTCAATAGATTGTTAAAGTACTTATTTGACATATTTGAAATACCCTACGCTTTGAAAATGTATAGAACagttaaacaataattttatataaaatagtttaCAGAGTAGAACTTACATACATTAACTAATAAATTGTATGAAATACAATAAACTGCATTTTTCTATTACAATACAACCAGTATGATGGTCTGGATTCGGGGgtcttaatttctgtattatttgatatttgagGCAAattttctctgttctttatactttttgaacATTATTCTCTTCTCTTAacattttaacaccattattctagctatTATTTATTTCTTGATCCATTGTCTCTATTATCTATATTTGTTGTCCACTATTCTCAATTCCATAATCCCCCATCAACGGTCTCTAGTTAATGTCATCTTATAGTCCtcacaaataagcaaaattaatacCGAATAGGCTCCAAATGGCAAATGATTGAATGCTTTAATATCCCggtttgaattgtgaaattgcggaaatttgtttttttaatcaattgATCAAGCACAATACATTATCGTATTCGATgttcgtaaaatactggcagaGGAACCTTGTTCATCAACTCTAATAATCTTGgatcgacctttctaaacttaaaagtaaagttcACACACCCATATTGTTCAGATTGttaagacttttgcatccgtcgacattatcttcgattaaagtagtattgatctgacaaccgctgtgcatgtatactttaacgaccggCTAGTTTAACTTTTCGTGTCAGTTTTAAAAGTAGTTACCTCCTTTGTTAGTGTGATGTTGTCATTaatctatttatttgtaccatatttatataatactataatttacaatttaaatttgtgattcgtttaatatttaaatataataatttattctttatcaaagatataaacaaggtCTTTGATTACTGTATCACCGTAGTTCAATTCAGAAGTCATGCGGTCTATTTTGTCTACATTATGTTGAAAGAACACCGGGGTGTTTACATTGGCTATATTTATCATCAATGACTGAACAACaagaaaggaaaacattttacattataaatcgagaaataattaaaattatatacaaaactcTATGTTCACCCTTTTTGTTTTCGATAAGTATGTAACAAAAATCGACAAcaaaaagagggaggtttggcatgccacaaaaccaggttcaacccatcattttgtcctttaaaaatgtcctgtaccaagtcaggaatatggccattgttatattattgttcgtttctgtgtgtgtgttacattttaacgttgcgtcgtttgttttctcttatttttgagtgtaaattcacattacaaTAAGACGTTTCACGGTATTTATCTATCACAAATTCATGtaattggttttgatgttatatttgttattctcataggattttgtctgatgcttagtccgtgtctgtgtgtgttacattttaatgtggtgtcgttgttctcctcttatatttaatgcgttccctcagttttagtttgttaccccgattttgttttttgtccatggatttatgagttttgcacagcggtttactactgttgcctttatttataatttcattcTCTGATgcacctttaaatgaatgacaaatgacagcattgtcattttttgaatgacaattaaacagtgtGGGAAAGATAAATagaatacactttcgtttttcgtttttttgtttttgtgaaatcacaaatgaaaaatgaaaacactttaatttttcggttttagtttttgagaaatcaaaattgaaaaatagaaatacttttgtttttcgttttttgttttgtgaaatcaaaatcgaaaaacgaaaacattttttggttgaaatcaaaaacgaaaaatgaaaacactttcgttttttgttttttgtttttgatatttcaaaacgaaaaacgaatggacgcagatatacacggaccccGTTTCTATTCGACTTATGGTTTTTTTCTACTTGTAGTGTTTCCCTCTTTTTTGACAAACATTGATTTGAATCCGGGAAATGTTTTTTGTTCCTTTCTGTAATGAAGATGCTAGTATGTCATCCCTCTTCTATAGCCTCAACGTTTCACTTTTTATGTATCAACGATGAATGCATATTAACAATGAAAGATACAGCTTACAGCTTCTTTATCCTAATGCGCTTGGAAACTGAAATAATTCTGACATAAACAACTTCAAATTCAGACTTGTACCTACCAAGTAAACCTACATTAATAAGCTGTACAACAAACGTTATTCTGTCATTTGAAAAaagacatttttcttttttgtataatAATACCCTAGTAGAAGGTTTATTATGTTGAAGTCCATTTATAACATTCTAGCAGTCTAAAAAGACGAATTGTCTCTCTTTCTTTAATCGACCTGattatcaatattatttgcaACATCAGCAATGTGAGTAATCCTCATTTTGCACAAATTGAAAAagcacaaaaaatggaaaaaaatttaAAGAGGTTTTAAGTCATTGTGTGATTTTACTAAAATGTTACGTAATATTATGAATAGAATGAAACAACAGCCGGCTTTTGTTActgattttgaattttgatttaaagaTTTTGTCATTatgtgattttaagaaatgttacGAAATATTATGAATAGTTTGTATACACGAGAATGAATCATCAACCGGctttttgttaataattttgaATACTAATTGAaagtttttgtaatttattaaaaaaatgaaaattcaatctACGGTTTCAATGCTTTTGTTGCATTTTATGTCTGACTCTATTGCAACAGATGCATTCTATTCAACTATAgaataatgaagtatttttaagtgGACAGTACCATATATATTGACTTGACTGTGActacattttgaataattaacTCAGTGCGCTGTTTGGTTTTTAAGAAGAATTGCAAGCAATTTTTGTCTAATTTATCTGTCATGTGGTCGATTTGGATAGTTGCGCTAAGTTTGATCCATTATGGATATGTAAGTAAAGCTTATATTTATTCACATAGACGTGAAGCTATAGTAATAATATCAGAACATTCAAGCTTCTAGACTAAAATCTCTTAAGCTGgtgtcacacattcacgatttttactgccgtccttgacaggaccattcccgattaaaatttgtcaaaagtctgatcaaggtCATGTGAATCGTGAATGGAAATTCacactttaattaaaatttttaaaacaaataatttaatcacgacaacaatcagatattgttcaggaagcgtcgatattcaaccgtttccaagcgaatttatcccgataatcccgttctcaatccgattctaatccaatttgtatctttcTCCTGGGAAAactcgaccgagtctgtcacgactgcgtcccgatcctaccgaatgtaatccgacagagataagacagtgaccagacagtgaaccgacgctgacggaagttatccgttcgaaattTGTCGGCATACTCGTGATGATCGGGTACTGTACATGTCGGAACGTAATcatatcacggtccgctctatcgcattgcaaacggctttgtctggtctcagtcgtattgtattctgtaattgtcgggactctgacgtgggtatcattgacgaatttcgtattaataacgggactgttccggaacggtttcggcaacaACGGtccgcaatcgacaagatctggatgcaatctgaactcaatcggcagaaaaatagcaatgaaaaatttctccaccacatcattcccgttccacaggacaccgtccggAATACACAGAACAtcgttaggattttgatccgatacagcagaatctgtcacgacataggcacgattatAATCCGACTACACAAAATCGGCtaagtttccccgaatgttacgggacgcacataactgtcggggtgcttcgccgaactatccggacccttcccgacccgtaggaatctgttacgaacttaaacgactgcgttcagacagtgataggacattccagataattaaGGATACTAGTATTCCGACTTTTTTAcatttcgtgtcgtatcgctgtctgatctcaaacgacAGCAAttatcggcaatgtgtgaaccccgcattacttGGCTTTTAAACATTAAGATTCTGCCCTCGTAAATATGCGTTGCACAGTGTCACTGACCTGTTTAAAGTCGACTTGGCAAATCAGAACGTCTAAAACAgtaaatgtaaaactttttgtGGCAAGAGCAGTTACTTTATAAAGTACTTGTTGTTCTCATTGCACAGATACGAAGTTACAAcaacaaatcattataataatttctatataaatttatacttgcacttcaactaaggtttcaactccctcaagcAAAGTTGGCCTTATATTGATTTGACTATTTTGTAtgtcctttttggtttatagctcttcGTTTTCGGTCCTcttacatccttggctttcaactactcggctttgagcgttcctgatgtaGGTAAATTCAttaaagcgcttcggacgcatgacatttatttcgtgttttcattttttacagcactgagtcgatacctctgctggtggactatcagtccccgttGGTAATTATCATCAATTCGGTAGTCAGTACttaggtactgacatgattataacaaattatttaaaattgccagtttataaattttaaaactatacagaaactaaggtttcaacctctcaggcaaagttggccttAGAGGGATTTGGCTATATTTTTATGTCCTTTTTTAGataatttgttataaatcatgtcagtaccgaagtactgaccgAAGTACTGACCACCGAGCTGATGATATGACCATCTACACAAGTGGCTTTTGTGTTTATGTGAAAGAAAACATAAGGAAGCACCATGTATCTAGTTTacaaatcatcaaaataaaacaaatatacactaACACTTCAGTTAATTAAATATGCGAAAGCTTCGCTTAGATTATCTGATTGTACTTTATATCATATTTCGATATATATTGGTAGGCTTACACAAAAGTATACtgtgtgaaaattaaaaaaaaagtttgaatcaATCTTATCacattgaaatgaaaaatgatagATAGTATAATTCTAGATTTTCAATTCATACActtcaatgaaataaaatgtacatCACTTAATTATGTCCTCATTACATACAAGTTGCACAATAAATCATTTCAACAATTGTATTGTAAAAATCTCGAATATGCTATatactttattaaagttttattattttcaacagattttaGCAACCGACGTGAAGCCTAATAGTAAGTCATAGTTATCCACagctttatatttataaaattattcctgtaaaaataaaatactacacagtaaattaaaaattttgcaatGTATATTCCATCAAAATCGGGACAGGAATTTGACTACAAAGGGTGGTTTTAAAGAAGTTGATGGAAATGTGATTGTCGTTAGACGGAGCTACAAAAATTACTTCCATTGCGTAAAATTGTAATTTGTCGAGCGCATAAACTGacttttgtatcaatgtttgatAGACAAAAACCTAATGTATTATTGGTCAATTAGacagtattaaaaacaaaaccttCTAGTGAATTATTTTTACGAATGTAACATTGTGCCGATAACACAAAGAATACATTATCATAAATCATTACTTATGTATGAGGGAAAATATGGTTTAGCTCCAGAATATTTGTCAAGTCTTATTTTATCAGATTCTGCAAACCAAAAATACAATACGAGATTTTcgtattcaaataattttatgatTCCAAAgccaaatacagagttgtataagtctagtttctcgtaCAGTGAACCAAACATTTTGAATGCTCTTTCTAACACAATtagaaaatcaaattttaaagcaTAACTACAAATCTATGCacttttaatatatttgtacTGTAAtgccataaaatattttttatttaaattgtattgcatctttatcattatcattattattgaatttgtattgtttaatttttaatgtaattattgttattgtattaagagagccttattgaaaattggtgtaatccaaatgagttactctctctaaataaagaCATTAGTATTAGTATTATTAGCACAACAACACAAAAAGATAACTAGAGGCCTATGTGAGATCTTCAATAAAAGAGAAATATATACACAGTATTTTAAACTCTTTATCTCTCCGAATGTACGCAGAAAAGTTGTGAACGAACAGAGTCGATCAAACATGTACAATTCACAACAGTATTGAATTGTCTTCGGTTAAacgttttataaatataatctgCATTTTGCTATTTCCCAAATTAGATATTAAAGGGTACTATTATACAAATCTCTCATTAGAATAATGAAGTATGTGAATTATAATTCCCTTTGCCCTAAAGAAACACAGAAGTCTTTCATATCCTGCGTATTTAAGTGTAGAATTAATATGAATGGGGTATGGTAAAAATTGTCTAAAGAAAAGTAACGGAAATCtttattttttggaataaaaaaCATTGCCCTTATTTTTGTTTCGTTAGTTAAAACAAGGTTCCTTTCCAAATTTCAACTTTGtaaatgaggggggggggggggtattttgcAATCATTTTGCCTCTATAGGACCCGACCATTAATTTTTATGACTAGGCCCTTATAAATTATTGGTACATCTCAGTGTTATCATACGATTCATAGCCTAGATGCCTTTGTAAAAGGAACTGGGAAAATATACTGATCTCTATTGCAAATCATTAAAACCAATGTATAAATCATAAAGTACCCTGTAAGGTGTCTCAAGATGAAGCAGCTAACATCTCTCCGATCTCCAAGTACCAATAACTCTGAGCTGATATAGAAAAAGCCTTTGACCCATCTTTTCATTTCTGAAGTCTAGCAAGTGAGGACCAAGTCGTCATTTTTCTGCCTCCTCTGCCAGGCCAAGCTGTTCAGTTATTTTGCGAATTGCAAATTGAAACGGCACGAGAGGGTTGCTGGTAAGGGTAACCCTtttcctttctttatttttcacaactcAATTCATGTGCTCTGGGTCAATGTCACTAATCAAACACtcaattattttaattgattttatcttGGGATTGAGCAGGGGGCTGAGAGTAACTAtatttgctagaggtataggggagggttgagttctcataaaaaatgtttaaccccgccacattttttagCCTTTCCCAAGTCGGGAACCTCTGGTCATTGTttatagtcttgtatttttttttttggatttgggttcatttatatgttttggagtttagtgtgactataaaaaaaagatgtggtatgattgccaatgagacaactcgccacaagagaccaaaatgacacagaaattaacacctataggtcatcgcacggccttcaacaaagagcaaagcccataccgcatagtcagctataaaaggccctgaaatggcaatgtaaaataattcaaacgagaaaactaacggcctcatttatgtgaCGTTCATTTTatatgaactagtacacatttttattaaggGAACGAACATTTAACTTCAAAGAAGGGGGGAAGGGCGGTattatttttttccctcaaaaatattctgatccctaatttgatgaaaaaaattattgtggtcaagcagatgaaaaaaaaaataattctgaatcCTGATTTCCctataccttatagtgttaaattttgtaaaaaaaataaattgattgatagcgtcgaaaaactaAAACTCAGACCAAAAAACATAGCATAAAAGATAACAGacagtgggttgaaaacagtaaacagtttatttttatttcaaacaacagttaacaacaccttggAAAAGACCAAAAcaggttaacataaaaaggtattgcCCCCTCTATACGCGTATGGCCAGGTAATTTGACACTGTAAATATGGCATTCGAGTTCTCATAAAAGAATTGtttatacaaaattgaattttgagtaacTTTATCATATGTTAATCATTGCTACATAATTATTTGAATGGGATGCAAATAAGTAAGTTTTTACTCACAAGTTAAAATTATagtaaacaagttattacaaGCGATTTGTTCCTACGAATTACAGTTTCTTTCATATCGGTTAAGAATTGGCTTCTCTTATTGGATAACAAGGGGCCACATGacgttttttattctttattaaaaaaatccatGATAGGTCTTTAACAGAAataaacggaccagaaaaccggtcgttaacgaacTTTAACatgttaatgaccggtggggcgttgTTTCTCTGTTTAGAGTGATGTCAATTTTATATTAAAGTGGTTGAATTATTTACCatatgttttcgttaattataaaattatagaaatctttattttgtattcatgtacaaaaaatgcacTTAAATGAATGGCAGTGGCTTATAGTTATCACTATGACTGGTCTTTACTCTTTCCTATAGAAATCGTACAATAACTCTAGTTTGCTTTGAACAATTTCAATTTATgagattttttaaaaacatggttcctcaatgaaataaacataatagttattgaagaactggtcattatcgtgacatatggactgcccacaggacagtggtttTGACTAAGACAGCGATATTGACTGTACAAGAAGTCAACTGTTTTACAAACAGACGAAAAAGTATACTTGATACAGACCATTTTAATTATTACTATCGAAGGCAATAAAAAAGACAAAGGCAAACAAGCCAGAGTCAGACAATTTGTCAACGATAAATGATTTCAGTAAGGAAATGATATGCTAGTTTGCTCTTTTTTTGTGGAGGGGTTGGATAACGTGCGGTgtatttttacacattttatcctgcttatttttttttgtatgcaaGAATAACTCgctataaataaaagaaagctCTTTTTCGAATTATTCCTATATCCATAACCAGTCATATACAGTCCTAGCTGAAACCATCTTGTTCTATGTTAAACACGGAAAttcaatacaaaaagaaaaaaatgtctataTGATCCAAAACTTTACACATATATATCCACATGTGCAATCCAGCTTGTCTGCCTTTACTAGATCAAGAATATCGAACGATAATGCCTTTGTTAAATATAAATGCCACTTTTGCTTGAAATAATTGAGTAGACGTAAAACGACAGAAAATGTGTTATTTCATTCTGTATGGCAATTTATTTTAACCAGACGAGCCATCCCAGCTCCttagaatcttttttttttgttcttttaacaCATTCTTATTATAATTTACTTTATACAAAGGGTATATTTTCCCCTTACAGGTTGTGATGTTGGAGATCCTCTTAATGACGTTTTCTGTGGCAGGAATCAACAAGCTTGTCCTAAAGGATATCACTGTCAGATCAGTCCATTTGATGATACAAATGGGATATGCTGTGAAAGCAATGGTATTTAGTTGGAAATCGGCCATATTGTAAAGTCGGCTAGCAATTTTGATTTTACTCTATACTCTGACTGCATTACGATATTAGGAGTGGAAATTAATGCTGTTctaaaatactaaataaaatgagatttttatagatttgttTTGAATATCCATCACAGTTTTCGAGATTTAagacaaaatcatgaaaatagatcaaaaatactgttttttttatgattacgacgacgacgacgtggcATTAACTCGGCTGCATGGCAAAGGCACGTCAGCTTAAACATGACTGTCGAACTGACACTACTACATTTCGatgatttcaaattttattataattattttaacctTGTTCCGTAATAATAGAGTTTGATATGGTAGAGAGATACTTTGAGGGAAATAATActaataataacaaataaatcatgtaaaattACAAAGGATCATCAATAATAATTTGACTCAATAAATTGCATTATATTATTTCACAATCTACACTAACATAGTTGACAAGTTTGTTTCCAGATTGCAGGACAAAAGAGTATTGTACAATTTCCAATTTTTGTTTTAGAACCGACGGCTTGTCTGAAATGCTGTGGATCTCCTCCATGTTGTAGCACATGCATGCGTAAGTATACCAGTTATAAAACAGGTGTTACACTGGTCGATTTGTAGTTGCTCATAACCTGTTTAATTGAGAGCAAGGCCAATGTATTTAGAGATAATAACTCAAAGAAAGATTTGCATtggaaaaaatattcattgtagcAATGCAAGTAGCATTGTGTATTATgcatttcttatttatattaaaagaaaatttaaaaagaaatatttgcacattttttgttttattttaacactTTTATTACCAATTTATATATAATGAACCATGTAACTGAGCTCTAAATCATCTCAAGTATTAAAAAcgataaatgaatgaaaaagaaaGTATCACCGATGTCATTATCACAGCATTTTTTAAGGACAACAAATCTAACTAAGATATTACAAAAGGCAATCAGAGATGAGGTTCCTGACATTAGAACATTGACATATTATGGCGTgttaaatttaatatttgaatGCAAATTCCTCGCTTCCGAAAATATTCTTCAGGGGCGTTCCTAGGATATTTGAAAGAGGGGGCGTAAAATCAAATCTTTTGCCGAGCggacataaaacataaaataattgtgAAATGCACTTATGTAACGGTTCCTGACTtggagcatgtatattttatttcattttttaaaagggggggggggggcgtacgcccaTTACGTCCTCACCTGGACCCGCCCCTGTTCCTAatcaatgaaataacaaatggtatataacataatataaataaaaaataacaaaaagcttccaattatataatattttagtgATTCCAAGCAAAACACTTGTTAAAATAAACTAGATCTTGTGAATTGTCTATGAATAAATAACTCGCTGAAATCAAATGAAAGAAAGCTCTTTTCGAATTAATCGCATATATAGCCAGTCACATACAGTACTTGATGATACGATCTTGTTCTATGTAAAACACAGAAatgcaaaacaaaaagaaatataactatacgatctttaaaaatatatacatatctaTCCACATGTACATGCCAGCTTG contains:
- the LOC139485249 gene encoding uncharacterized protein — encoded protein: MWSIWIVALSLIHYGYILATDVKPNSCDVGDPLNDVFCGRNQQACPKGYHCQISPFDDTNGICCESNEPTACLKCCGSPPCCSTCMRCDVGDPLNDVFCGRNQQACPKGYHCQISPFDDTNGICCKSNGI